A section of the Tamandua tetradactyla isolate mTamTet1 chromosome 4, mTamTet1.pri, whole genome shotgun sequence genome encodes:
- the LOC143679190 gene encoding large ribosomal subunit protein eL22-like, translating to MAPVKKLVAKGGKKKKPALKFTLDYTHPVEDGIMDAANFEQFLQERIKVNGKVGNLGGGPDVAVVTIERSKSKITVTSEVPFSKRYLKYLTKKYLKKNNLRDWLRVVANSKESYELHYFQINQDEEEEEDED from the exons ATGGCGCCCGTGAAAAAGCTTGTAGCGAAGGGGGGCAAAAAAAAGAAGCCGGCTCTGAAGTTCACCCTCGACTACACCCACCCCGTAGAAGATGGAATCATGGATGCTGCCAATTTTGAGCAGTTTCTTCAAGAAAGAATCAAAGTTAATGGAAAAGTTGGTAATCTCGGTGGAGGG CCGGACGTGGCAGTCGTAACCATTGAAAGGAGCAAAAGCAAGATTACTGTAACCTCAGAGGTGCCTTTTTCCAAAAGGTATTTGAAATATCTcaccaaaaaatatttgaagaagaatAATCTACGTGATTGGTTGCGCGTAGTTGCTAACAGCAAGGAAAGCTATGAATTACACTACTTCCAGATCAACcaggatgaagaggaggaggaagatgaggaTTGA